The following proteins are co-located in the Solanum pennellii chromosome 1, SPENNV200 genome:
- the LOC107015806 gene encoding protein UPSTREAM OF FLC: MEGQNHGGGEVRRLHIIYFLSRKGRIEHPHLIRVHHFSRNGIRLKDIKRWLGELRGKDMPESFAWSYKRKYKTGYVWQDLLDEDLITPISDNEYVLKGSEIPSITIIKDVSSGEKEVTKEQTKQEDQDQVFLMDSSKKISSEIEEDSQNISSETSTLTTNSPKFEEEEEKKIGNNSSFSSNSSSSISSFGSMKTKKKTEDSEEKTETSQNDEKTSKNPKLNKSRSYSNGASSIFRNLITCGAVDTNDSGIIPLKKNKTSSAAAGEKTVSFSSEICKADKIGGSQRIFGTAWNQQQTNARKSCDGAFSMSKNRSEFGSRRSVSANYKPINGPNCSQCGKPFKPEKLHAHMKSCKGMKALSKAATHKTYKDSPKIDSL; the protein is encoded by the exons ATGGAAGGACAAAATCATGGAGGAGGAGAAGTGAGAAGacttcatatcatatattttttgagtAGAAAAGGTCGCATTGAACATCCTCATCTCATTAGAGTTCATCATTTCTCTAGAAATGGCATTCGTCTTAAAG ATATTAAGAGATGGTTGGGAGAATTGCGAGGAAAAGACATGCCTGAATCTTTTGCTTGGTCATATAAGAG GAAATACAAAACAGGATATGTATGGCAAGACTTATTGGATGAAGATCTCATTACTCCAATATCGGACAATGAATATGTTCTTAAAGGATCTGAAATTCCATCCATCACCATTATTAAAG ATGTTTCAAGTGGTGAAAAAGAAGTAACAAAGgaacaaacaaaacaagaagatcaagatcaagtttTTCTCATGGATTCATCAAAGAAAATTTCTTCAGAAATCGAAGAAGATTCTCAAAATATCTCTTCTGAAACATCTACACTCACTACCAATTCACCAAAATtcgaagaagaagaggagaaaaaaatcGGTAACAACTCTTCTTTCTCTTcgaattcctcttcttctatttcttcttttggttcgatgaaaacgaagaagaaaacaGAGGATAGTGAAGAGAAAACAGAGACTAGTCAGAACGATGAAAAAACATCGAAAAACCCGAAATTAAATAAGAGCAGAAGCTATTCAAATGGAGCTTCAAGTATTTTCAGGAATTTGATTACTTGTGGCGCTGTTGATACTAATGACTCTGGAATTATTccactcaaaaaaaataaaacttcttCTGCTGCTGCTGGTGAAAAAACAGTTAGTTTTTCATCAGAGATTTGTAAAGCTGACAAAATTGGAGGATCTCAGAGGATTTTTGGCACTGCTTGGAATCAACAACAGACTAATGCAAG GAAAAGCTGTGATGGGGCATTCAGTATGTCAAAGAATAGAAGTGAATTTGGTAGCCGTAGATCAGTTTCTGCTAATTATAAGCCAATCAATGGACCCAACTGCTC GCAATGTGGGAAGCCATTCAAGCCAGAGAAACTTCATGCCCACATGAAGTCCTGCAAAGGAATGAAAGCTCTGTCAAAGGCTGCTACTCACAAAACCTACAAGGATTCACCAAAAATTGATTCTCTTTGA
- the LOC107007843 gene encoding serine/threonine-protein phosphatase PP2A-5 catalytic subunit, whose product MSSDLISNTHGNLDEQISQLMQCKPLSEPEVRALCDKAKEILMEESNVQPVKSPVTICGDIHGQFHDLAELFRIGGQCPDTNYLFMGDYVDRGYYSVETVTLLVALKVRYPQRLTILRGNHESRQITQVYGFYDECLRKYGNANVWKTFTDLFDYFPLTALVESEIFCLHGGLSPSIETLDNVRSFDRVQEVPHEGAMCDLLWSDPDDRCGWGMSPRGAGYTFGQDISEQFHHTNNLKLIARAHQLVMEGYNWSHEQKVVTIFSAPNYCYRCGNMASILEVDDCRGHTFIQFDPAPRRGEPDVTRRTPDYFL is encoded by the exons ATGAGTTCAGATCTGATATCTAACACACATGGTAACCTGGATGAGCAGATTTCTCAGCTTATGCAGTGCAAGCCTCTATCTGAGCCTGAg GTTAGAGCATTATGTGACAAGGCTAAGGAGATCCTAATGGAAGAAAGTAATGTTCAG CCAGTAAAAAGCCCTGTAACTATATGTGGTGATATTCATGGGCAGTTCCATGATCTTGCTGAACTTTTTAGGATTGGTGGACAG TGTCCAGATACAAATTATCTGTTTATGGGTGATTACGTTGACCGTGGATATTATTCGGTTGAAACAGTTACA CTATTGGTAGCTCTGAAAGTGCGTTATCCTCAACGACTAACAATTCTTAGAGGAAATCATGAAAGCCGACAG ATCACACAAGTCTATGGGTTCTATGATGAATGCTTGCGGAA GTATGGCAATGCTAATGTTTGGAAAACATTTACTGATCTATTTGATTATTTTCCTTTGACTGCATTG GTTGAATccgaaattttttgtttgcacGGAGGACTGTCTCCATCTATTGAAACCCTTGATAATGTACGAAGTTTCGACCGTGTCCAAGAAGTTCCTCATGAAGGGGCCATGTGTGATCTTTTGTGGTCAGACCCAGATGATCGTTGTGGTTGGGGTATGTCACCCCGGGGTGCTGGATACACTTTTGGGCAG GACATATCTGAGCAATTTCACCATACCAATAATCTAAAGCTGATTGCTCGAGCTCATCAGCTGGTTATGGAGGGATATAACTGGAGCCAT GAACAAAAAGTTGTCACTATTTTTAGTGCACCAAATTATTGTTATAGATGTGGAAACATGGCCTCTATTTTGGAAGTTGATGACTGCAGAGGGCACACATTTATCCAG TTTGATCCAGCTCCAAGAAGGGGAGAACCGGATGTAACTCGAAGAACCCCTGATTACTTCTTATAG
- the LOC107015815 gene encoding uncharacterized protein LOC107015815: protein MASLTPGILLKLLQHLDDKETKVAGQHRSALLQVISIVPSLDDDPWKSRGFYLRVSDSQHSAYVSVSEQDVELILSDKIQLGQFIHVTRLDSGSPVPVLRGLKPVPNRRPCVGDPKDLISSDFLTARNRPDPKRGKKNGEVKRVEVKTKINRVVLSEDVKSRRQSIGNGKVDGLEMRRLSFDSVRRGWDRSPGEKNGAGATPRSKSKTGFPGSDSLPSVKKPSLDKVSTPRHSTASISPLTSRNNIVSPRSVSKPTRKDVELIVSPRSVSKPTRKNLELIVSPRAVSKPARKDLELSQDKILPCNLTKVALSFKNWSDSRISWSSLPSTVRDLGKEVTSLRNVAFLSAMHALEEAAAAEGVIQCMSMFAELCESSKKVPAGQLIEQFLNLHQNMQKAASLTKSLVMRTPEAKGNDKLCLKDPFPEICHNFTNKNAASWIQAAIDSELSKFCLFTKEDKNGNLDNEKSHHIILESTPKISEAENHSPINKQSTKTNGLSGPNSSRRSSVSKPKQHLPATTRRTNIEREEWSEGSGVKEAANLAEKLLSSSRAWFLNFLEDALSKGFGLDTVDGNSEIVDLLGQLKSVNQWLDDMVKLGNRIDERVEGLKQKLYRFLLDHVDSSILGGK, encoded by the exons ATGGCGTCTCTAACGCCTGGTATTTTGCTTAAACTATTGCAACATCTTGATGATAAAGAAACCAAAGTTGCTGGACAACACCGCTCTGCTCTTCTTCAG GTGATTAGTATTGTTCCTTCACTTGATGATGATCCATGGAAAAGCAGGGGATTTTATTTAAGGGTATCAGATTCTCAACATTCAGCTTACGTTTCTGTATCAGAACAAGATGTTGAGTTGATACTGAGTGACAAGATCCAACTGGGTCAGTTCATTCATGTTACTCGTCTTGATTCCGGTTCCCCTGTTCCGGTTCTTCGTGGACTCAAGCCCGTTCCCAACAGACGCCCATGTGTTGGGGATCCTAAAGATTTGATTTCTAGTGATTTTCTCACTGCTCGGAACCGACCCGACCCGAAAAGAGGGAAGAAGAATGGTGAAGTGAAAAGGGTCGAGGTGAAAACCAAAATAAACAGAGTGGTGCTGAGTGAGGATGTAAAATCAAGAAGACAGTCCATTGGGAATGGGAAGGTTGATGGGTTAGAGATGAGGAGATTGAGTTTCGATTCAGTTAGAAGAGGATGGGATCGGAGCCCCGGTGAGAAAAATGGTGCTGGAGCTACACCTAGGTCCAAATCGAAAACCGGGTTTCCGGGTTCGGACTCT CTTCCTTCTGTGAAGAAGCCTTCTTTAGATAAAGTTTCAACTCCAAGACATTCAACTGCAAGTATTTCACCGCTTACAAGTAGGAATAATATTGTGTCACCAAGGTCAGTTAGCAAGCCCACTAGAAAAGATGTAGAGCTTATTGTGTCGCCAAGATCAGTTAGCAAGCCTACTAGAAAAAATCTAGAGCTTATTGTCTCACCAAGAGCAGTTAGCAAGCCCGCTAGAAAAGATCTAGAGCTTTCACAAGATAAGATTCTTCCGTGCAATCTGACAAAGGTGGCCCTCAGTTTCAAAAATTGGTCCGACTCAAGGATTTCATGGAGTTCACTTCCATCAACAGTTCGTGATCTTGGCAAG GAAGTTACAAGTTTAAGAAATGTTGCATTTCTGTCTGCTATGCATGCATTAGAAGAAGCTGCTGCCGCAGAAGGTGTCATACAGTGCATGAG TATGTTTGCAGAACTATGTGAATCATCGAAGAAAGTACCTGCTGGACAATTGATTGAGCAATTTTTAAACCTTCATCAAAACATGCAGAAAGCAGCGTCTCTTACCAAATCATTGGTGATGAGAACTCCTGAAGCGAAAGGCAATGACAAGTTGTGTCTGAAGGATCCCTTTCCAGAAATTTGCCATAACTTTACCAATAAGAACGCGGCCTCTTGGATTCAAGCTGCAATTGATTCAGAACTTTCCAAATTCTGTTTGTTCACAAAGGAAGACAAGAATGGAAATTTGGATAACGAGAAATCTCATCACATTATACTAGAGAGCACTCCAAAGATTAGTGAAGCAGAAAACCATTCGCCTATAAACAAGCAAAGCACTAAAACCAATGGGCTGTCTGGTCCTAATTCTAGTAGAAGAAGTTCAGTATCTAAACCGAAGCAGCATTTACCAGCTACTACCAGAAGAACAAATATCGAAAGGGAAGAGTGGTCCGAAGGGAGTGGGGTGAAGGAGGCAGCAAATTTAGCAGAAAAGTTGCTTTCTTCATCTCGAGCTTGGTTCTTGAACTTCTTAGAAGATGCATTGAGCAAGGGATTTGGTCTGGATACTGTAGACGGAAATTCTGAAATTGTAGATCTTCTTGGTCAGCTCAAAAGTGTCAATCAGTGGTTGGATGACATGGTTAAGTTAGGTAACAGAATAGATGAGAGGGTAGAAGGATTAAAACAGAAGTTATATAGGTTCTTGCTCGATCATGTTGACTCCTCGATTCTTGGAGGCAAGTAA
- the LOC107008243 gene encoding short-chain dehydrogenase reductase 3b-like: MANKLRLEGKVAIITGAASGIGEASARLFVEHGARVVVADIQDELGQKVVDSIGADKASYRHCDVTDEKQVEETVAYAVEKYGTLDIMFSNVGTLNFCSVLDMDVMAFDETMAINVRGSALAVKHAAKVMVDKKIRGSIICNASLEGILAGAASLAYIASKHAVVGIIKAAARELGPHGIRVNGVSPYGIATPLVCKAYGLDAALLEEAIYGNGHLKGVKLSTMHVAQSALFLASDESAYTSGQNLAVDGGLSSILKLQ; this comes from the exons ATGGCAAATAAGCTCAG GTTGGAGGGCAAAGTAGCTATAATTACTGGTGCTGCTAGTGGCATTGGAGAGGCAAGTGCTAGATTGTTCGTTGAACATGGTGCTCGTGTCGTCGTCGCCGATATTCAAGATGAACTTGGTCAAAAAGTAGTTGATTCTATCGGAGCTGACAAAGCCAGCTACCGGCACTGCGACGTTACAGACGAGAAGCAAGTTGAGGAAACCGTAGCCTACGCGGTAGAGAAATACGGTACTCTTGACATTATGTTTAGTAATGTCGGGACGCTGAATTTCTGCAGCGTCCTCGACATGGACGTGATGGCCTTCGATGAGACGATGGCCATCAACGTACGTGGATCCGCGCTAGCGGTTAAGCACGCGGCTAAAGTTATGGTTGATAAGAAAATTCGGGGATCTATTATATGTAACGCGAGTTTAGAGGGGATTTTAGCTGGGGCCGCTTCGCTTGCCTACATTGCGTCAAAGCACGCAGTCGTAGGCATAATAAAAGCGGCCGCACGTGAACTGGGTCCACATGGGATAAGGGTGAATGGGGTGTCGCCATATGGAATAGCGACGCCCCTGGTGTGTAAGGCGTATGGACTGGATGCGGCTCTATTGGAAGAAGCAATTTATGGTAATGGACACTTGAAAGGTGTTAAGTTGAGCACGATGCATGTAGCACAATCAGCACTTTTTTTGGCGTCTGATGAATCTGCTTACACAAGTGGTCAAAATTTAGCTGTTGATGGTGGACTAAGTTCTATTTTGAAGCTACAATAA